The stretch of DNA GCCCGATCTCTTCACATCGATCGCGGAAATTTCCACCGGCTGCTCAAGAAGCTGGGGCTGGACGAGCCGGGAACCCGCCGGTAAGGACAGCGGCGCGCCGGGCGAAGAAGGTCCTGCAGCCCGTTGCGCGGGGCCCTTTCAGCGGCGCCGTGGAACCCTGCGAGCGCGATCCGGCCAAGTATCTGCTGCATACAGCAGCGACTGCCGGGCTCTGCGCTGCGTGCAGCGCAAGCACAGGCCGAACAGCAGCGCGCCACTCGCGACGAGCCCGACTCCCACAGGCCCCGACGGAACGAACACCAGGACGCTACAGACCACCGCACCGGCCAATCCCGCACCGAACGCTCCGGTGCTCTTCCAGATGCTACGCATGACAGAACTCCTTTTCGGTAAACGATCCGCAGGCGATCACGTTCAATTGACGACCGGCGGCTTCTCGAACGTGTGATACGGCGCCGGCGACGGCACCGTCCACTCGAGGCCTTCCGCGCCTTCCCAGGCCCGGCCCGGCGCTTTGGCGCCGCCCCGCATGCACTTCACCACGGTCCACAGGAAGATGAGTTGCGAGAGTCCGAAGCCGAACGCCCCGACCGTCGACACCATGTTGAAGTCGGCGAACTGCAGCGAGTAGTCCGGGATGCGGCGCGGCATGCCGGCCAGACCCGAGAAATGCATGGGAAAGAATGCAACGTTGAAGAACACCATCGATAGCCAGAAGTGCCACTGGCCGAGCTTCTCGTGGTACATGTGGCCGGTCCACTTCGGCAGCCAGTAATACACGCCGCCGAAGATTGCGAAAAGCGAGCCGGCGACCAGCACGTAGTGAAAGTGTGCGACGACGTAATACGTATCCTGCACCTGGACGTCGATCGGAACGATTGCAAGAACGAGCCCGGTGAAGCCCCCCATCGAAAACACGAAGATGAAGCCGAGCGCGAACAGCATCGGCGTCTCGAAGGTCATCGAGCCCTTCCACATCGTCGCGATCCAGTTGAACACCTTTACGCCCGTCGGCACGGCGATCAGCATCGTCGCGTACATGAAGAACAGGAGACCGGCGGGGCCCATGCCGGCGGTGAACATGTGGTGCGCCCAGACGAGGAATGACAGCACGGCGATCGCCGCCACCGCATACACCATGGACGAGTAGCCGAACAGCGGCTTCCGGGCGAATGCGGGGACGATCTGGGACACGATGCCGAACGCCGGCATGACCATGATGTACACCTCCGGATGTCCGAAGAACCAGAAGATGTGCTGGTACATGACGGGATCCCCGCCGCCCGCCGCGTTGAAGAAGTTCGTGCCGAAGTGACGATCGGTGAGCAGCATCGTGACGGCGCCGGCGAGCACCGGCATGACCGCGACCAGGAGATAGGACGTGATCAGCCACGTCCACACGAACATCGGCATCTTCATCAGCGTCATGCCGGGCGCGCGCATGTTGAGGATCGTCGTGGCGATGTTGATCGCGCCCATGATCGAAGACGCGCCCATGATGTGAATCGCGAAGATGGCGAGGTCCATTCCCGGGCCCATCTGGGTCGAGAGCGGCGCGTAGACCGTCCAGCCCGCGGCGGCAGCGCCGCCCGGAACGAAGAACGAGGTAACCAGCAGGATGGCGCCGGGCGGCAGCAGCCAGAAGCTCCAGTTATTCATGCGCGCGAACGCCATGTCCGGCGCGCCGATCATGAGCGGAATCTGCCAGTTCGCAAAACCCACGAACGCGGGCATGATGGCCCCGAAGATCATGATCAGGCCGTGCATCGTGGTGAGCTGATTGAAGAAATGGGGCTCCCACAGTTGCAGGCCCGGCCTGAAGAGCTCCGCACGCAGCATGAGCGCGAGCACCCCGCCGATGATGAACATCGCGAAGCTGAACCACAGGTACATCGTGCCGATGTCCTTGTGATTGGTCGTAGTCACCCAGCGCATCAGGCCTCGCGCGGGGTGGTGATGCTCCTGATGCGTCGTAGCGGCCGACATACCATCCATGTCATTCATGTCCTGGTTCACGT from Burkholderiales bacterium encodes:
- the ctaD gene encoding cytochrome c oxidase subunit I: MRWVTTTNHKDIGTMYLWFSFAMFIIGGVLALMLRAELFRPGLQLWEPHFFNQLTTMHGLIMIFGAIMPAFVGFANWQIPLMIGAPDMAFARMNNWSFWLLPPGAILLVTSFFVPGGAAAAGWTVYAPLSTQMGPGMDLAIFAIHIMGASSIMGAINIATTILNMRAPGMTLMKMPMFVWTWLITSYLLVAVMPVLAGAVTMLLTDRHFGTNFFNAAGGGDPVMYQHIFWFFGHPEVYIMVMPAFGIVSQIVPAFARKPLFGYSSMVYAVAAIAVLSFLVWAHHMFTAGMGPAGLLFFMYATMLIAVPTGVKVFNWIATMWKGSMTFETPMLFALGFIFVFSMGGFTGLVLAIVPIDVQVQDTYYVVAHFHYVLVAGSLFAIFGGVYYWLPKWTGHMYHEKLGQWHFWLSMVFFNVAFFPMHFSGLAGMPRRIPDYSLQFADFNMVSTVGAFGFGLSQLIFLWTVVKCMRGGAKAPGRAWEGAEGLEWTVPSPAPYHTFEKPPVVN